A single region of the Saprospiraceae bacterium genome encodes:
- a CDS encoding response regulator transcription factor — translation MANNRILLVEDDQNFGDVLRSYLEMHTYDVTLATDGAQGLDSYNKGEYDLCIFDVMMPRKDGFTLAKEIREKDMEMPIIFLTARTMKDDVLQGFKIGADDYITKPFNSEELLYRIQAVLKRSQQKADPREEVKEFRIGKYHFNFPLRILTYTPHGADEDKAKLSPKEAQLLRMFAMYMNDILPRSEALTKIWGEDNYFTARSMDVFVTKLRKYLSKDENIEIVNIHGNGFQLLVKSEEEA, via the coding sequence ATGGCTAATAACAGAATCTTACTGGTTGAAGACGATCAAAATTTCGGTGATGTACTGCGTTCTTACCTGGAGATGCACACCTATGATGTAACACTGGCCACAGATGGCGCACAAGGACTAGATAGTTATAATAAAGGCGAATATGATCTTTGCATTTTTGATGTAATGATGCCTCGTAAAGATGGGTTTACCCTGGCTAAGGAAATTCGGGAGAAAGATATGGAGATGCCTATTATCTTTTTGACGGCCAGAACCATGAAAGATGATGTGTTACAGGGCTTTAAAATTGGGGCTGATGACTACATTACCAAACCCTTTAATTCCGAAGAGTTATTGTATCGCATTCAAGCCGTTCTTAAACGAAGCCAACAAAAAGCTGATCCAAGAGAAGAAGTTAAAGAATTTCGCATAGGAAAGTATCATTTCAATTTTCCGCTCCGTATTTTAACTTATACGCCGCATGGAGCCGATGAAGACAAAGCAAAACTTTCTCCCAAAGAAGCGCAGTTGTTGCGAATGTTTGCGATGTATATGAATGATATCCTGCCTCGTTCTGAAGCCTTAACCAAAATCTGGGGCGAAGACAACTACTTCACTGCCAGGAGTATGGATGTTTTTGTGACCAAATTGAGGAAATATTTAAGCAAGGATGAGAATATCGAAATTGTCAATATTCATGGCAATGGATTTCAGCTTTTGGTCAAGTCCGAAGAAGAAGCTTAA
- a CDS encoding quinone-dependent dihydroorotate dehydrogenase has protein sequence MYKAILKPVLFLLPAEKAHQLTVTLLQWVLSIPLINSLFRSFYQLDSPLLQREVMGLSFKNPIGLAAGFDKDGKYFKSMASLGFGFIEVGTVTPKGQEGNPQPRLFRLPADQALINRMGFNNEGVEALISRLRQGKIENVIIGGNIGKNKITPNDQANQDYVDCFEALFPYVDYFVVNVSSPNTPNLRDLQEKAPLTALLSQLQDLNRQQTHPKPMLLKIAPDLTNGQLDDIIDIIVTTGIDGIIATNTTISREGLQTPSSNLDTIGAGGLSGQPVKQRSTEVIRYLRNKLPEQTVIIGVGGIHSAKDALEKLGAGADLIQIYTGLIYEGPGLLKKIKQALLST, from the coding sequence GTGTATAAAGCCATTCTTAAACCTGTCCTTTTTTTATTACCCGCCGAAAAAGCGCATCAGCTTACCGTCACCCTACTGCAATGGGTGCTTTCCATCCCCTTGATCAATAGCTTGTTCCGATCCTTTTACCAACTAGATTCACCACTACTTCAACGTGAGGTCATGGGGCTATCGTTCAAAAATCCAATAGGCCTCGCTGCCGGATTTGATAAAGATGGGAAATATTTTAAGTCGATGGCCTCCTTGGGCTTCGGGTTTATTGAGGTGGGGACCGTTACCCCAAAAGGGCAGGAAGGGAACCCGCAACCCCGGCTATTTCGCTTGCCCGCCGACCAAGCCCTGATCAATCGGATGGGGTTTAACAATGAAGGGGTGGAGGCGCTCATCAGCCGCCTCCGACAAGGTAAAATTGAAAATGTAATTATTGGTGGCAATATTGGTAAAAATAAAATCACACCTAACGACCAGGCAAATCAGGATTATGTTGACTGTTTCGAGGCGCTTTTTCCCTATGTCGACTATTTTGTTGTCAATGTCAGTTCCCCGAATACCCCTAACCTCCGAGACCTCCAGGAAAAAGCTCCCCTCACGGCCTTGCTTTCCCAATTACAAGACCTCAACCGACAACAAACGCATCCTAAACCTATGCTGCTGAAAATCGCCCCAGACCTTACGAATGGACAACTGGATGATATCATTGACATCATTGTCACAACGGGCATTGACGGCATTATTGCGACCAATACGACCATTAGCAGAGAGGGATTACAAACCCCATCCTCCAATCTCGATACTATTGGTGCCGGAGGCTTGAGCGGACAACCCGTCAAACAGCGGTCGACGGAAGTTATTCGCTATTTGAGAAATAAATTACCTGAACAAACAGTGATTATTGGTGTGGGAGGCATCCACTCTGCCAAGGATGCCCTGGAGAAACTCGGTGCAGGGGCTGATTTGATACAAATCTACACCGGCTTGATCTATGAAGGTCCCGGTCTGCTGAAAAAAATCAAACAAGCATTATTATCCACCTAA
- the nadC gene encoding carboxylating nicotinate-nucleotide diphosphorylase, whose product MVINEASDLATKIDHFIDLALQEDVGDGDHTSLACIPPQARSKAQLLVKDPGVIAGIAVAEAIFKKVDPTYEIEVFKQDGSPVDAGDVAFIVSCNSQALLKAERLVLNTMQRMSGIATKSNHFTFEVEDLPVKILDTRKTTPNFRFLEKWAVRLGGCENYRDGLYDRIMIKDNHIDACGGIRQAIETVEKYLYENQLSQEITIEVRNLVELFEVMQVGKVDRIMLDNFEIPLLEEAIATIDKQYETEASGGINIYNVRKVAQTGVDYISVGALTHSSSSLDLSLKIIKE is encoded by the coding sequence ATGGTTATTAACGAAGCATCAGATTTAGCCACTAAAATTGATCATTTTATTGATTTGGCCTTGCAAGAAGATGTAGGAGATGGCGATCATACTTCACTTGCGTGCATCCCTCCTCAGGCCCGAAGTAAAGCGCAACTTTTGGTAAAAGACCCTGGCGTTATTGCGGGAATAGCAGTGGCAGAAGCTATTTTTAAGAAGGTGGATCCTACTTATGAAATAGAGGTATTCAAACAAGATGGCAGTCCGGTCGATGCAGGGGACGTTGCTTTTATCGTCAGCTGTAATTCACAGGCGCTTTTAAAAGCAGAACGCTTGGTCCTCAATACCATGCAGCGGATGAGCGGCATTGCAACAAAGAGTAACCATTTTACCTTTGAAGTGGAAGACTTGCCAGTCAAAATACTGGATACCCGGAAAACGACCCCGAATTTTCGATTTCTCGAGAAATGGGCGGTTCGTTTGGGCGGTTGCGAAAACTATCGAGATGGGCTTTATGACCGAATAATGATAAAGGACAACCATATTGATGCCTGTGGGGGAATTCGGCAGGCCATTGAGACCGTTGAGAAATACCTTTACGAAAATCAGTTGTCCCAGGAAATTACGATCGAAGTACGCAACTTGGTTGAATTATTTGAAGTGATGCAAGTCGGGAAAGTGGACCGCATCATGCTAGATAATTTTGAGATACCCTTGTTGGAAGAAGCGATTGCTACCATCGACAAGCAATATGAAACGGAAGCTTCTGGTGGCATTAATATTTATAATGTCCGAAAAGTTGCTCAAACCGGTGTCGACTACATTTCTGTTGGGGCACTAACTCATTCTTCAAGTAGCCTCGATTTGAGTTTGAAGATTATAAAGGAATAA
- a CDS encoding porin family protein, which yields MMKKIVAIAAFLSLSLSMIAQDDIRFGFQLSPSFSWMNTNVSKINPSGTNLGLKLGMTGEYYFRENYAFTSGIGFYFNNGGTLLHDYGGSYWPNSDLPSSLDTLPNNVKLKYSIQYLEIPVGLKLRTREFGYMRYFMEPAITIGLKTQARGTIEGTGVKDDGEKYNIRKEVNGLNLAWGIGAGIEYGLSDNTSLIAGLGFQVGFTDATDDKGQVFDPQRGTVKEKSKGTNNSVTIRLGILF from the coding sequence ATGATGAAAAAAATTGTTGCCATAGCAGCCTTTTTATCGCTAAGTTTGTCAATGATAGCTCAAGATGACATTCGCTTTGGATTTCAATTGAGTCCTTCTTTTAGTTGGATGAATACGAATGTCTCAAAAATTAACCCAAGTGGTACTAACCTCGGCCTAAAACTTGGCATGACAGGAGAATATTACTTCCGTGAGAACTACGCCTTTACTAGTGGGATCGGTTTTTATTTTAACAATGGAGGCACACTACTCCACGATTACGGCGGCTCTTACTGGCCCAATTCCGACCTGCCCTCTTCGTTAGATACCCTACCCAATAATGTCAAACTCAAATACAGTATTCAGTATTTGGAGATCCCCGTTGGTTTAAAGCTCCGCACCCGCGAATTCGGCTATATGCGCTATTTCATGGAACCAGCCATCACGATTGGCCTCAAAACCCAAGCCAGAGGAACGATCGAAGGTACTGGCGTAAAAGATGATGGCGAAAAATACAACATTCGCAAGGAAGTGAACGGCCTTAACCTGGCTTGGGGTATTGGCGCCGGCATTGAATACGGTCTATCAGACAATACTAGTTTGATCGCTGGCTTAGGTTTTCAAGTTGGGTTTACAGATGCTACGGACGACAAAGGCCAGGTGTTTGATCCGCAACGTGGTACGGTAAAAGAGAAATCTAAAGGAACCAATAATAGCGTCACGATTCGCCTCGGGATTTTGTTTTAG
- a CDS encoding 2-oxoglutarate and iron-dependent oxygenase domain-containing protein has protein sequence MRKRAIPVVDLSKFTDGTAAERKAFVKELGDAFHEIGFVGVINHGIPQTLIDKFYAQSKAFFAMPTDLKRKYEVAGLAGQRGYTSFGKEHAKQSEVADLKEFFQIGQEVAPDHAQADLYPANIHIAEAPVFTETGIALFRAFEKAGGELLRAIAIHLDLGEAYFDEKIEDGNSILRAIHYPPITVAPASAIRAEQHEDINLITLLVGASAGGLQLLNMEGQWLDITPEEDEIVINVGDMLQRLTNNYLKSTTHRVINPPKEEWHLPRLSIPFFLHPKGHMDLTCLDKCVDEEHPLAYEPITAGEYLDERLREIGLKK, from the coding sequence ATGAGAAAAAGAGCTATTCCCGTCGTTGATTTATCCAAATTCACGGATGGAACGGCAGCAGAACGAAAAGCTTTTGTCAAGGAACTGGGAGATGCTTTTCATGAAATCGGTTTTGTAGGGGTAATCAATCACGGTATTCCTCAAACCTTGATCGATAAATTTTATGCCCAATCCAAGGCTTTTTTTGCGATGCCTACTGATCTAAAAAGAAAGTACGAGGTAGCGGGGTTAGCTGGCCAGCGGGGTTATACCTCCTTTGGAAAAGAACACGCCAAGCAGTCGGAAGTGGCTGACCTCAAAGAGTTTTTTCAAATTGGTCAGGAAGTAGCTCCTGACCATGCACAAGCAGACCTTTATCCTGCCAATATCCATATAGCAGAGGCGCCCGTTTTTACGGAAACGGGCATAGCATTGTTCCGTGCTTTCGAAAAAGCGGGAGGAGAACTATTGCGGGCTATTGCCATTCACCTGGATTTAGGAGAAGCTTATTTTGATGAAAAAATAGAAGATGGCAATAGTATTTTGAGGGCTATTCACTATCCTCCCATTACTGTGGCGCCTGCATCAGCCATCAGAGCGGAGCAACACGAGGACATCAATTTGATTACCCTCTTGGTTGGCGCTTCGGCAGGAGGCCTACAACTATTGAATATGGAAGGACAATGGTTAGATATCACACCTGAAGAAGATGAAATTGTGATAAATGTTGGCGATATGCTTCAGCGCCTAACGAACAATTACTTGAAGTCTACCACTCATAGAGTTATTAATCCGCCTAAAGAAGAATGGCATTTACCCCGTTTGTCTATTCCTTTTTTCCTACATCCAAAAGGTCACATGGATTTGACTTGTCTGGACAAATGTGTAGATGAAGAACATCCACTGGCATACGAACCTATTACGGCTGGGGAATACCTAGATGAGCGACTACGTGAAATCGGGCTAAAAAAGTAG
- a CDS encoding twin-arginine translocase TatA/TatE family subunit, giving the protein MKALLLFNFFGPEMLVIFFAILLLFGGKKIPELMKGIGKGIREFNAARSTIESELKEGMKEVDRKSVDERENA; this is encoded by the coding sequence ATGAAAGCTTTATTGCTATTCAATTTTTTCGGACCTGAGATGCTAGTCATCTTTTTTGCCATCCTCTTGTTGTTCGGTGGAAAGAAAATTCCTGAACTAATGAAAGGCATCGGGAAAGGCATTCGCGAATTCAATGCAGCAAGATCAACGATCGAAAGCGAATTGAAGGAAGGGATGAAAGAAGTCGACCGCAAGAGTGTAGACGAGAGGGAAAATGCTTAA
- a CDS encoding DUF937 domain-containing protein: MDIMDLLKGQLSEGVLDQLTQQIGASDKQQTAAATAGIMNTLVGALAKNAAKPEGASALSNALDRDHDGSVLDDLMGMFSGNSQVVQQNARAVNGTGIVNHILGDRQGNAIDMISKLSGLDSGKTGNLMTMLAPLLMGALGKTKRQQGLDVGGLANLLNGTVSQKAQDPTMSLVTRFLDADGDGSIVDDVANMGMKILGGLFGRKK, translated from the coding sequence ATGGATATTATGGATTTATTAAAGGGCCAGCTTTCAGAAGGTGTGCTCGACCAACTGACGCAGCAAATTGGCGCTTCTGATAAACAGCAGACTGCAGCAGCTACAGCGGGAATTATGAACACCCTCGTTGGTGCTTTAGCTAAAAATGCTGCCAAACCGGAAGGCGCTTCTGCCCTTAGCAATGCGCTTGATCGGGATCATGATGGAAGTGTACTGGATGATTTGATGGGGATGTTCTCTGGAAATAGCCAGGTGGTTCAGCAAAATGCACGTGCTGTTAATGGTACTGGCATTGTGAATCATATTTTGGGTGATCGCCAAGGAAATGCCATCGATATGATTAGTAAGTTGAGTGGATTGGATTCCGGAAAAACAGGTAATCTGATGACAATGCTTGCTCCGCTCTTAATGGGGGCGCTAGGGAAAACCAAGCGTCAGCAAGGCTTAGATGTGGGCGGTTTGGCTAACTTGTTAAACGGAACCGTTTCTCAGAAAGCTCAGGATCCTACTATGAGCTTAGTGACCAGGTTCCTCGACGCTGATGGAGATGGCAGCATTGTAGATGATGTGGCGAATATGGGGATGAAAATTCTGGGCGGATTATTTGGCAGAAAGAAGTAA